The nucleotide window CTCAGCAAATGCGGCGGTGGCTATTCTAGGGGAGCGCTTCAGATCGCCAGCGATGGTGGTTGAAAATATGGCGTGGGATAAAGAGGAGTTTCTACAAGAGCTGCAAAATGCGCGTGCTGAAAAAAGTGTTAACCCTGCGTTGGTGACTCAGTTTGAAAAAGAGATTTCCCAAAGTGCTGAGTTGTATTTTAAGCCAGAGGCAACACGATTGTACGATCGTTCTGTTTGTATCTTCAAAGACGTCAGTGCGGAAGCGCTCGCCGAAAGTTTGTTTAAAAAATTGGGCCTTTCCTCTGACGAGGGCTGGCAAAAAATGAGCAGCACGAATATGTGCTATTGGTCAGGAACCAAGATGTTTCGCCATTGGTGGGAACCAGAGCCGTCCCAGGAGCTGCTCCGTGGCCTTCTTGTGATTGGACCGGATCTATTGAATACAAAAGACTTTGCCAAGTTGCTGATATCTTCGTATGAAGAGATAAAGCAACAGCAAAGTTGGAGTCTGTGAGTCAGGGCAAAGATCGCTTCATCATTCTAAGAAAAATGAAATACGGCGAGGCCGATTTGATTCTTCACGCCTTGTCCGTTAACGGCGAAAAGCTTTCATTCATCGCGCGTGGAGCTTTAAGAAGTAAGAAGCGTTTCGGCGGGGGAGTGCTTGAGCCGTCCCACTTCGTGACTTTGACTTATAAGGCAGCCAGCGACGAGGGAAAACTCAACGTCCTTCAAGAGGCGACTTTGATTAACGATTTCGCCGGTATCCGTCAGGATTATGACAAATTGGAATTCGCCCTGCATGTTTTGGAATGTGTCAGCAAGGTCAGCCAAGAGGGCGATCAGCATTCTGATTTCTTGTTCAATCTTCTCGGTCATACTTTGAAGGCGACCGAAACCACCAAAGACGTTCTGGTTTTGAAGATGCATTTCTATCTGCGCTTCATGCTTCAACAAGGCGTTATCGACGCCGAACCGTGGATGACACCTTTTTTGCGAACAAATTTAAGTGAATCGAACACACTGTTGAATCAACGCCAGTTGGTAGATGAAGAATTGCATAACGTTGAAATAATGGTTCGTCACTACCTTCAACATGCGATGATTTAGCTCGAGTCGTCATCTGACTGAAACTTCAGGATAATGCCAAGTTCCTTATCATTTTCCGAAGACATTGCCTCATATTCATATATATTTTGATCTGGACCTTAAGGCTCTAGTTCTCTTCGTCCGTAGTGTTAGAATACACAACTAACCAACTGGAGAACATGAAATGAGAAATTATTTAAAGCCCGTCAGAGCCGCATTTACTCTGACCCTCCTGTTGAACGTTTCTCACAGTTTTGCACAGAGTACAGTCCCTTTCCGTCCCGGTCTTAAAGAGATGACGGGTGAAGAAGATAAAAAACTTCACACAAAAAAAGTAAAGAAGGTGCACACGAACCGGCTCGGCCTGGAGCGTGTGAATAAAGAACGAAGTCAGCGCGGAGAATCTCCTGTTTCGGCAGATCTTTCTCTGCCAGAGTTTGAAACCGATCAAACTCTCGGTGCTACTTCAACTGGAATGGTCACCGGCACGGCACTTGGCAGTGCGCCTGCCCAAGTCGACAATTCTGCGATGGTGTCCTTCCCACCGATTGCCAACCAAGGGGGCCTTGGCTCTTGCGTGGCGTTTGCAACGACTTACTACATGATGAGCCACGAGGTCTGTTTGACTTTGGGGTGCGATAATAAAAACTATGGACAGCGCATTTACTCGCCGAAGTGGACTTACAATCTTATAAATGGCGGCGGCGACAACGGTTCTTTTTTTTCGAACGCTTTCGCTGTCCTGGAAAAGCATGGTGCCGCGCTCAACTCTGAATTTCCATACGATACAAATTATCTTGCTTGGAGCATGAACTCCCTGCATTGGAAAAATGCCATCAACTCTCGCATGCGCCCCAACAGCTACCTTACTGTCAACACGGATGCGGGTATGGCCTCTTTAAAACAAATGCTCGCCAACGGTCACGTTGTAGTCGCAGGAACCTATGTGAACAGCTGGGTGTATAGAAAGGTGCAGACCAATC belongs to Bdellovibrio svalbardensis and includes:
- the recO gene encoding DNA repair protein RecO; translation: MSQGKDRFIILRKMKYGEADLILHALSVNGEKLSFIARGALRSKKRFGGGVLEPSHFVTLTYKAASDEGKLNVLQEATLINDFAGIRQDYDKLEFALHVLECVSKVSQEGDQHSDFLFNLLGHTLKATETTKDVLVLKMHFYLRFMLQQGVIDAEPWMTPFLRTNLSESNTLLNQRQLVDEELHNVEIMVRHYLQHAMI